A single genomic interval of Mycobacterium sp. DL592 harbors:
- a CDS encoding DUF6285 domain-containing protein, producing the protein MSGLNGRPTAAELVAAVAEFLEGDVRANTSGSVNFHALVAVNVLRTVERELLDRSAAEPLSALAALGYPDEDALAAAIRAGDLDDRAEDVVPCLRALVRHRLNIAHPGYDRPDTGAP; encoded by the coding sequence ATGAGCGGGCTCAACGGGCGGCCGACCGCGGCCGAACTCGTCGCGGCCGTGGCAGAGTTCCTCGAAGGCGACGTCCGCGCAAACACCAGCGGGTCAGTCAATTTCCATGCGCTGGTTGCGGTCAATGTGCTGCGCACGGTCGAACGCGAACTACTCGACCGCAGCGCAGCCGAGCCATTGTCGGCCCTGGCCGCGCTCGGCTACCCCGACGAGGACGCATTGGCGGCCGCGATCCGCGCCGGCGACCTCGACGACCGCGCCGAGGACGTCGTGCCGTGTCTGCGGGCTCTGGTGCGTCATCGCCTGAACATCGCCCATCCCGGCTATGACAGGCCCGACACAGGAGCGCCATGA
- a CDS encoding nuclear transport factor 2 family protein, with protein MTRTEILDVADRLFAAIENGDIPTLTALWSDDVVVWRQGGGRERDKPRALGVIEWFVGATTARRYEVLDREAFDTGFVQQHILHASTRSGESVALRVCLVVKLTEDGLIRRIDEYLDPAELDPLLR; from the coding sequence ATGACCCGAACCGAGATCCTCGACGTCGCCGACCGGTTGTTCGCCGCCATCGAGAACGGTGACATCCCCACCCTGACCGCATTGTGGTCCGACGACGTGGTCGTGTGGCGCCAGGGCGGTGGACGCGAACGCGACAAGCCGCGGGCCCTGGGCGTCATCGAGTGGTTCGTCGGCGCCACCACCGCGCGGCGCTACGAAGTCCTCGACCGCGAGGCCTTCGATACCGGCTTCGTCCAGCAGCACATCCTGCACGCCAGCACCCGGAGCGGTGAAAGTGTGGCGCTGCGGGTGTGTCTGGTGGTGAAGTTGACCGAGGACGGCCTGATCCGGCGCATCGACGAATACCTCGATCCCGCCGAACTGGACCCGCTGTTGCGCTGA
- a CDS encoding YceI family protein, with translation MTVLQGLIESPGTWTLAPTRSAVRFTNKTLWGLVPVNGEFTDVSGHGEIGANGAVSGRIVIRVASLKTGIGKRDEHLRADDFFAAGAHPDITVVVTAAEPTGERSADLRADLTVRGTTETLTLPATIERLGDDTVRVSTRTAVDRRRFGVGGNPLGMLPTTTTLSADLVFTKG, from the coding sequence ATGACGGTGCTACAAGGGCTGATCGAGAGCCCCGGGACGTGGACGCTGGCGCCCACGAGGTCCGCCGTGCGGTTCACCAACAAGACCCTGTGGGGCCTGGTGCCGGTGAACGGCGAATTCACCGACGTGAGCGGGCACGGTGAGATTGGCGCGAACGGCGCGGTGTCCGGCCGGATCGTCATCCGGGTGGCGTCGCTGAAAACGGGGATCGGCAAACGTGACGAGCATCTGCGTGCGGACGACTTCTTCGCTGCCGGCGCGCATCCCGACATCACCGTCGTCGTCACCGCGGCCGAGCCCACCGGTGAGCGCAGCGCCGACCTGCGCGCCGACCTCACGGTGCGGGGTACGACCGAAACCCTGACGCTGCCCGCCACCATCGAGCGACTCGGCGACGACACTGTGCGGGTGTCGACGCGAACCGCCGTCGACCGGAGGCGCTTCGGTGTCGGCGGCAACCCGCTGGGCA